A stretch of the Thalassotalea euphylliae genome encodes the following:
- the aroB gene encoding 3-dehydroquinate synthase, with amino-acid sequence MATLRVELGERSYPIYIAPRLLEQSSPLAQHIKSKRVCVISNDIVFPLYGEKLLAALTDFQVDYLVLSDGEQEKSLANFDRIMSHMLEHGHGRDSTLVALGGGVIGDITGFAAACYQRGVDFIQIPTTLLSQVDSSVGGKTAINHPLGKNMVGAFYQPNAVLIDITSLNTLPAREFAAGMAEVIKYGILGDAEFFAWLEEHKAGIKAQEPELLQQVIARCCQCKADIVAEDEKEAGKRALLNLGHTFGHAIEAEQGYGVWLHGEAVAAGMVIASTLSVERGLLLAPELRRIEQLIAYFDLPTTSPSDMGLDAYLKHMKRDKKNVAGQLRFVLPTGIGSSEVVGDVTIEELKQLLD; translated from the coding sequence ATGGCTACCTTACGTGTTGAGCTGGGTGAGCGCAGTTACCCAATATACATTGCGCCGAGACTACTTGAGCAAAGCAGTCCGCTCGCTCAACACATCAAATCAAAACGTGTTTGCGTTATTTCAAACGACATTGTATTTCCCCTATACGGCGAGAAGCTGCTCGCTGCACTAACCGATTTTCAAGTAGATTACTTAGTATTATCTGATGGTGAGCAAGAAAAAAGCTTAGCCAACTTCGATCGCATCATGAGCCACATGCTAGAGCATGGTCATGGTCGAGATTCAACTTTGGTTGCACTCGGTGGTGGAGTTATCGGTGACATTACAGGCTTTGCAGCTGCTTGTTATCAACGTGGTGTCGATTTTATCCAAATACCTACTACGCTGCTATCGCAAGTAGATTCTTCGGTAGGTGGTAAAACTGCGATTAACCACCCGCTTGGCAAGAACATGGTTGGTGCATTTTACCAGCCTAACGCTGTACTGATTGATATTACATCTTTAAATACACTACCTGCTCGTGAGTTTGCTGCAGGTATGGCGGAAGTTATCAAATACGGTATTTTAGGCGATGCCGAGTTTTTTGCCTGGCTTGAAGAGCATAAAGCAGGAATCAAAGCACAAGAACCAGAGCTCTTGCAGCAAGTTATTGCTCGCTGCTGTCAATGTAAAGCAGATATTGTTGCCGAAGATGAGAAAGAAGCGGGTAAGCGTGCTTTGCTTAATTTAGGCCATACTTTTGGTCACGCCATTGAAGCTGAGCAAGGCTACGGGGTTTGGTTACACGGTGAAGCTGTAGCCGCTGGTATGGTTATTGCTTCGACACTTTCAGTAGAACGAGGTTTGCTGTTAGCGCCAGAACTACGTCGCATAGAGCAATTGATTGCATATTTTGATTTACCGACAACATCTCCATCCGATATGGGGCTTGATGCTTATCTTAAGCATATGAAGCGGGATAAGAAAAATGTCGCTGGTCAATTGCGGTTTGTCCTGCCTACCGGCATTGGTAGCAGTGAAGTTGTGGGTGATGTGACGATTGAGGAGCTAAAGCAACTTTTGGATTAA
- the aroK gene encoding shikimate kinase AroK, with the protein MAEKRNIFLVGPMGAGKSTIGRELADKLHLEFFDSDQEIERRTGADISWVFDLEGEEGFRKREETVIDDLTEMQGIVLATGGGSVISAQVRNRLSARGIVVYLETTIDKQVARTQRDRRRPLLQTSEDPRVVLENLAVERNPLYEEIADVIIQTDDQSAKVVAHKIVERLDF; encoded by the coding sequence ATGGCAGAAAAACGTAATATTTTCCTAGTAGGCCCGATGGGCGCTGGTAAAAGCACTATCGGTCGAGAATTAGCAGATAAGCTTCACTTAGAGTTTTTCGATTCAGATCAAGAAATTGAACGTCGTACAGGTGCTGACATCTCTTGGGTTTTTGACTTAGAAGGCGAAGAAGGCTTCCGTAAAAGAGAAGAAACTGTCATTGATGACCTTACCGAAATGCAAGGTATTGTGTTAGCTACAGGTGGCGGTTCAGTGATTAGTGCACAAGTGAGAAACCGTTTATCGGCTCGTGGTATTGTGGTTTACCTTGAAACGACTATAGACAAGCAAGTGGCTCGCACTCAGCGCGACCGTCGTCGTCCATTACTACAAACGTCTGAAGATCCTCGCGTAGTACTTGAAAACTTGGCAGTAGAGCGCAATCCGCTTTATGAAGAAATTGCTGATGTGATCATCCAAACTGACGACCAAAGCGCTAAAGTTGTTGCTCATAAGATTGTAGAACGTTTAGATTTCTAA